The following proteins are co-located in the Mus pahari chromosome 14, PAHARI_EIJ_v1.1, whole genome shotgun sequence genome:
- the Engase gene encoding cytosolic endo-beta-N-acetylglucosaminidase isoform X2 translates to METSSVLTRGAARQRSPAVPEKQPQDQPEQTPGRRRQGRRINEDQEEEAVFRDVVSFTPDPLPARYYDKDTTRPISFYLSTLEEILAWTPLMEDGFNVALEPLECRQPPLSSPRPRTLLCHDMMGGYLEDRFIQGSEVQNPYSFYHWQYIDIFVYFSHHTVTIPPVCWTNAAHRHGVCVLGTFITEWQEGGRLCEAFLAGDEPSFQAVADRLVQIAQFFRFDGWLINIENSLSPAAVRNTPLFLQYLTKQLHQQVPGGLVLWYDSVVQSGQLKWQDELNEQNRVFFDSCDGFFTNYNWREDHLQRMVAQAGERLADVYVGVDVFARSNVVGGRFDTDKSLELIRKHGFSAALFAPGWVYECLEKSDFFQNQDKFWRLLERFLPTHSICSLPFVTSFCLGLGTRRVCYGKEQAVGPWYHPSAQETQPLFGEHKLAGDSRGWVKTHCCLTDAWHGGSSLLLRGLIPSEVDSVAVRLFSLHVPVPPKVFLSMVYKFEGSTDVQVALELTTGDASSCHVGGMLVLNETGSRHSPRPLRVPPTRLARWVSSCGQQLSGGWIQRCYEVNLRGCLLQDLLVSFSRPPGSREEKSFICRLGEIQVVDASSLLAPLPRVQNVTVSQIRWLPLITGSEGLPTRLLLSCTLHWSYLLPRARCFRIHCWKRTGSSSVTESPETEKPTFLGLAFANQYRVVDLAVEAAGFGQDGRVEFLVEPVPREGFLVPQAEWGKAVLLFSVPQ, encoded by the exons ATGGAGACCTCGTCGGTGCTGACCCGGGGAGCTGCAAGGCAGCGGAGCCCCGCGGTCCCGGAGAAGCAGCCGCAGGACCAGCCGGAGCAGACGCCGGGGCGGCGGAGGCAGGGGCGGAG GATCAACGAGGATCAAGAGGAGGAAGCAGTCTTTAGAGATGTGGTCAGTTTCACTCCGGATCCTTTACCAG CTAGATATTATGACAAGGATACTACCAGACCTATCAGCTTCTACCTGTCGACGCTGGAGGAGATCCTGGCCTGGACCCCACTCATGGAGGATGGCTTCAATGTAGCCCTGGAACCCCTGGAGTGTCGCCAGCCTCCACTCAGCAGCCCCAGGCCCCGGACCCTGCTGTGCCACGACATGATGGGCGGTTACCTGGAGGACAG GTTCATTCAGGGCTCAGAGGTGCAGAACCCATACTCCTTCTACCACTGGCAGTATATCGACATCTTTGTGTACTTCAGCCACCACACGGTCACCATCCCCCCAGTGTGCTGGACCAATGCCGCACACAGGCATGGGGTCTGCGTGCTGG GGACCTTCATCACAGAGTGGCAAGAGGGTGGCAGGCTCTGCGAAGCCTTCCTGGCCGGGGATGAACCCTCCTTCCAGGCCGTGGCCGATCGGCTGGTGCAAATTGCTCAGTTCTTTCGTTTTGACGGCTGGCTCATCAACATCGAGAACTCCCTGAGT CCAGCTGCCGTGAGGAACACTCCTTTATTTCTCCAGTACCTGACCAAACAGCTCCATCAGCAGGTCCCCGGAGGTCTGGTGCTGTGGTATGACAGTGTGGTACAGAGCGGGCAGCTCAAGTGGCAGGATGAACTGAATGAACAGAATCG GGTCTTCTTTGACTCCTGCGATGGCTTCTTTACCAACTATAACTGGCGGGAGGACCACCTGCAGCGGATGGTAGCACAGGCTGGGGAGCGCCTGGCTGACGTGTACGTGGGCGTGGATGTGTTTGCTCGGAGCAATGTGGTCGGAGGCCGTTTCGATACTGACAAG tccctggAGCTGATCCGCAAGCACGGCTTCTCGGCGGCGCTGTTTGCTCCTGGGTGGGTGTATGAGTGTCTGGAGAAGAGCGACTTCTTTCAGAACCAGGACAA GTTCTGGAGACTGCTGGAGCGCTTCCTGCCCACACACAGTATCTGCTCCCTGCCCTTCGTCACCTCTTTCTGCCTGGGCCTGGGTACTCGAAGAGTCTGCTATGGCAAG gAGCAAGCAGTGGGGCCCTGGTACCACCCTAGCGCCCAGGAGACACAGCCCCTCTTTGGTGAACATAAGCTGGCTGGTGACAGTCGGGGCTGGGTGAAGACGCACTGCTGCCTGACTGATGCCTGGCACGGGGGCAGCTCTCTGCTGCTCCGAGGCCTGATCCCGTCCGAGGTTGACAGCGTAGCTGTGAG GCTGTTCTCTCTGCACGTCCCAGTGCCACCCAAGGTTTTCCTGTCCATGGTGTACAAGTTTGAAGGCTCAACAGATGTCCAGGTGGCTTTGGAGCTCACAACGGGGGATGCCAGCAGCTGTCATGTGGGTGGCATGTTGGTGTTAAATG AAACTGGCTCACGGCACAGCCCCAGACCCCTCCGGGTACCCCCCACCAGGCTGGCCAGATGGGTCAGCAGTTGTGGCCAGCAGCTCAGTGGGGGCTGGATTCAACG CTGCTATGAGGTAAACCTTCGTGGGTGCCTGCTCCAGGACCTCTTGGTGAGCTTCTCACGGCCGCCAGGCAGCCGGGAGGAGAAGAGCTTTATCTGTCGCCTTGGAGAGATCCAG GTGGTTGATGCCAGCAGCCTTCTGGCCCCTCTGCCCCGGGTGCAGAATGTCACCGTTTCTCAGATACGATGGCTTCCTCTGATCACTGGGTCTGAGGGTCTCCCTACCCGGCTCCTCCTCAGCTGCACCCTGCACTGGTCCTACCTGCTGCCCCGAGCCCGCTGCTTCCGGATTCACTGCTGGAAACGGACAGGAAGCAGCTCTGTGACAGAGTccccagagacagagaagccCACATTCCTGGGCCTGGCTTTCGCCAACCAGTACCGTGTGGTGGACTTGGCTGTGGAGGCTGCAGGATTTGGGCAGGATGGTCGTGTGGAGTTCCTGGTGGAGCCTGTCCCCAGGGAGGGTTTCCTGGTGCCCCAGGCTGAGTGGGGAAAGGCGGTCCTGCTCTTCTCGGTCCCTCAGTGA
- the Engase gene encoding cytosolic endo-beta-N-acetylglucosaminidase isoform X1 — protein sequence METSSVLTRGAARQRSPAVPEKQPQDQPEQTPGRRRQGRRINEDQEEEAVFRDVVSFTPDPLPARYYDKDTTRPISFYLSTLEEILAWTPLMEDGFNVALEPLECRQPPLSSPRPRTLLCHDMMGGYLEDRFIQGSEVQNPYSFYHWQYIDIFVYFSHHTVTIPPVCWTNAAHRHGVCVLGTFITEWQEGGRLCEAFLAGDEPSFQAVADRLVQIAQFFRFDGWLINIENSLSPAAVRNTPLFLQYLTKQLHQQVPGGLVLWYDSVVQSGQLKWQDELNEQNRVFFDSCDGFFTNYNWREDHLQRMVAQAGERLADVYVGVDVFARSNVVGGRFDTDKSLELIRKHGFSAALFAPGWVYECLEKSDFFQNQDKFWRLLERFLPTHSICSLPFVTSFCLGLGTRRVCYGKEQAVGPWYHPSAQETQPLFGEHKLAGDSRGWVKTHCCLTDAWHGGSSLLLRGLIPSEVDSVAVRLFSLHVPVPPKVFLSMVYKFEGSTDVQVALELTTGDASSCHVGGMLVLNAETGSRHSPRPLRVPPTRLARWVSSCGQQLSGGWIQRCYEVNLRGCLLQDLLVSFSRPPGSREEKSFICRLGEIQVVDASSLLAPLPRVQNVTVSQIRWLPLITGSEGLPTRLLLSCTLHWSYLLPRARCFRIHCWKRTGSSSVTESPETEKPTFLGLAFANQYRVVDLAVEAAGFGQDGRVEFLVEPVPREGFLVPQAEWGKAVLLFSVPQ from the exons ATGGAGACCTCGTCGGTGCTGACCCGGGGAGCTGCAAGGCAGCGGAGCCCCGCGGTCCCGGAGAAGCAGCCGCAGGACCAGCCGGAGCAGACGCCGGGGCGGCGGAGGCAGGGGCGGAG GATCAACGAGGATCAAGAGGAGGAAGCAGTCTTTAGAGATGTGGTCAGTTTCACTCCGGATCCTTTACCAG CTAGATATTATGACAAGGATACTACCAGACCTATCAGCTTCTACCTGTCGACGCTGGAGGAGATCCTGGCCTGGACCCCACTCATGGAGGATGGCTTCAATGTAGCCCTGGAACCCCTGGAGTGTCGCCAGCCTCCACTCAGCAGCCCCAGGCCCCGGACCCTGCTGTGCCACGACATGATGGGCGGTTACCTGGAGGACAG GTTCATTCAGGGCTCAGAGGTGCAGAACCCATACTCCTTCTACCACTGGCAGTATATCGACATCTTTGTGTACTTCAGCCACCACACGGTCACCATCCCCCCAGTGTGCTGGACCAATGCCGCACACAGGCATGGGGTCTGCGTGCTGG GGACCTTCATCACAGAGTGGCAAGAGGGTGGCAGGCTCTGCGAAGCCTTCCTGGCCGGGGATGAACCCTCCTTCCAGGCCGTGGCCGATCGGCTGGTGCAAATTGCTCAGTTCTTTCGTTTTGACGGCTGGCTCATCAACATCGAGAACTCCCTGAGT CCAGCTGCCGTGAGGAACACTCCTTTATTTCTCCAGTACCTGACCAAACAGCTCCATCAGCAGGTCCCCGGAGGTCTGGTGCTGTGGTATGACAGTGTGGTACAGAGCGGGCAGCTCAAGTGGCAGGATGAACTGAATGAACAGAATCG GGTCTTCTTTGACTCCTGCGATGGCTTCTTTACCAACTATAACTGGCGGGAGGACCACCTGCAGCGGATGGTAGCACAGGCTGGGGAGCGCCTGGCTGACGTGTACGTGGGCGTGGATGTGTTTGCTCGGAGCAATGTGGTCGGAGGCCGTTTCGATACTGACAAG tccctggAGCTGATCCGCAAGCACGGCTTCTCGGCGGCGCTGTTTGCTCCTGGGTGGGTGTATGAGTGTCTGGAGAAGAGCGACTTCTTTCAGAACCAGGACAA GTTCTGGAGACTGCTGGAGCGCTTCCTGCCCACACACAGTATCTGCTCCCTGCCCTTCGTCACCTCTTTCTGCCTGGGCCTGGGTACTCGAAGAGTCTGCTATGGCAAG gAGCAAGCAGTGGGGCCCTGGTACCACCCTAGCGCCCAGGAGACACAGCCCCTCTTTGGTGAACATAAGCTGGCTGGTGACAGTCGGGGCTGGGTGAAGACGCACTGCTGCCTGACTGATGCCTGGCACGGGGGCAGCTCTCTGCTGCTCCGAGGCCTGATCCCGTCCGAGGTTGACAGCGTAGCTGTGAG GCTGTTCTCTCTGCACGTCCCAGTGCCACCCAAGGTTTTCCTGTCCATGGTGTACAAGTTTGAAGGCTCAACAGATGTCCAGGTGGCTTTGGAGCTCACAACGGGGGATGCCAGCAGCTGTCATGTGGGTGGCATGTTGGTGTTAAATG CAGAAACTGGCTCACGGCACAGCCCCAGACCCCTCCGGGTACCCCCCACCAGGCTGGCCAGATGGGTCAGCAGTTGTGGCCAGCAGCTCAGTGGGGGCTGGATTCAACG CTGCTATGAGGTAAACCTTCGTGGGTGCCTGCTCCAGGACCTCTTGGTGAGCTTCTCACGGCCGCCAGGCAGCCGGGAGGAGAAGAGCTTTATCTGTCGCCTTGGAGAGATCCAG GTGGTTGATGCCAGCAGCCTTCTGGCCCCTCTGCCCCGGGTGCAGAATGTCACCGTTTCTCAGATACGATGGCTTCCTCTGATCACTGGGTCTGAGGGTCTCCCTACCCGGCTCCTCCTCAGCTGCACCCTGCACTGGTCCTACCTGCTGCCCCGAGCCCGCTGCTTCCGGATTCACTGCTGGAAACGGACAGGAAGCAGCTCTGTGACAGAGTccccagagacagagaagccCACATTCCTGGGCCTGGCTTTCGCCAACCAGTACCGTGTGGTGGACTTGGCTGTGGAGGCTGCAGGATTTGGGCAGGATGGTCGTGTGGAGTTCCTGGTGGAGCCTGTCCCCAGGGAGGGTTTCCTGGTGCCCCAGGCTGAGTGGGGAAAGGCGGTCCTGCTCTTCTCGGTCCCTCAGTGA
- the Engase gene encoding cytosolic endo-beta-N-acetylglucosaminidase isoform X4 produces the protein MEDGFNVALEPLECRQPPLSSPRPRTLLCHDMMGGYLEDRFIQGSEVQNPYSFYHWQYIDIFVYFSHHTVTIPPVCWTNAAHRHGVCVLGTFITEWQEGGRLCEAFLAGDEPSFQAVADRLVQIAQFFRFDGWLINIENSLSPAAVRNTPLFLQYLTKQLHQQVPGGLVLWYDSVVQSGQLKWQDELNEQNRVFFDSCDGFFTNYNWREDHLQRMVAQAGERLADVYVGVDVFARSNVVGGRFDTDKSLELIRKHGFSAALFAPGWVYECLEKSDFFQNQDKFWRLLERFLPTHSICSLPFVTSFCLGLGTRRVCYGKEQAVGPWYHPSAQETQPLFGEHKLAGDSRGWVKTHCCLTDAWHGGSSLLLRGLIPSEVDSVAVRLFSLHVPVPPKVFLSMVYKFEGSTDVQVALELTTGDASSCHVGGMLVLNETGSRHSPRPLRVPPTRLARWVSSCGQQLSGGWIQRCYEVNLRGCLLQDLLVSFSRPPGSREEKSFICRLGEIQVVDASSLLAPLPRVQNVTVSQIRWLPLITGSEGLPTRLLLSCTLHWSYLLPRARCFRIHCWKRTGSSSVTESPETEKPTFLGLAFANQYRVVDLAVEAAGFGQDGRVEFLVEPVPREGFLVPQAEWGKAVLLFSVPQ, from the exons ATGGAGGATGGCTTCAATGTAGCCCTGGAACCCCTGGAGTGTCGCCAGCCTCCACTCAGCAGCCCCAGGCCCCGGACCCTGCTGTGCCACGACATGATGGGCGGTTACCTGGAGGACAG GTTCATTCAGGGCTCAGAGGTGCAGAACCCATACTCCTTCTACCACTGGCAGTATATCGACATCTTTGTGTACTTCAGCCACCACACGGTCACCATCCCCCCAGTGTGCTGGACCAATGCCGCACACAGGCATGGGGTCTGCGTGCTGG GGACCTTCATCACAGAGTGGCAAGAGGGTGGCAGGCTCTGCGAAGCCTTCCTGGCCGGGGATGAACCCTCCTTCCAGGCCGTGGCCGATCGGCTGGTGCAAATTGCTCAGTTCTTTCGTTTTGACGGCTGGCTCATCAACATCGAGAACTCCCTGAGT CCAGCTGCCGTGAGGAACACTCCTTTATTTCTCCAGTACCTGACCAAACAGCTCCATCAGCAGGTCCCCGGAGGTCTGGTGCTGTGGTATGACAGTGTGGTACAGAGCGGGCAGCTCAAGTGGCAGGATGAACTGAATGAACAGAATCG GGTCTTCTTTGACTCCTGCGATGGCTTCTTTACCAACTATAACTGGCGGGAGGACCACCTGCAGCGGATGGTAGCACAGGCTGGGGAGCGCCTGGCTGACGTGTACGTGGGCGTGGATGTGTTTGCTCGGAGCAATGTGGTCGGAGGCCGTTTCGATACTGACAAG tccctggAGCTGATCCGCAAGCACGGCTTCTCGGCGGCGCTGTTTGCTCCTGGGTGGGTGTATGAGTGTCTGGAGAAGAGCGACTTCTTTCAGAACCAGGACAA GTTCTGGAGACTGCTGGAGCGCTTCCTGCCCACACACAGTATCTGCTCCCTGCCCTTCGTCACCTCTTTCTGCCTGGGCCTGGGTACTCGAAGAGTCTGCTATGGCAAG gAGCAAGCAGTGGGGCCCTGGTACCACCCTAGCGCCCAGGAGACACAGCCCCTCTTTGGTGAACATAAGCTGGCTGGTGACAGTCGGGGCTGGGTGAAGACGCACTGCTGCCTGACTGATGCCTGGCACGGGGGCAGCTCTCTGCTGCTCCGAGGCCTGATCCCGTCCGAGGTTGACAGCGTAGCTGTGAG GCTGTTCTCTCTGCACGTCCCAGTGCCACCCAAGGTTTTCCTGTCCATGGTGTACAAGTTTGAAGGCTCAACAGATGTCCAGGTGGCTTTGGAGCTCACAACGGGGGATGCCAGCAGCTGTCATGTGGGTGGCATGTTGGTGTTAAATG AAACTGGCTCACGGCACAGCCCCAGACCCCTCCGGGTACCCCCCACCAGGCTGGCCAGATGGGTCAGCAGTTGTGGCCAGCAGCTCAGTGGGGGCTGGATTCAACG CTGCTATGAGGTAAACCTTCGTGGGTGCCTGCTCCAGGACCTCTTGGTGAGCTTCTCACGGCCGCCAGGCAGCCGGGAGGAGAAGAGCTTTATCTGTCGCCTTGGAGAGATCCAG GTGGTTGATGCCAGCAGCCTTCTGGCCCCTCTGCCCCGGGTGCAGAATGTCACCGTTTCTCAGATACGATGGCTTCCTCTGATCACTGGGTCTGAGGGTCTCCCTACCCGGCTCCTCCTCAGCTGCACCCTGCACTGGTCCTACCTGCTGCCCCGAGCCCGCTGCTTCCGGATTCACTGCTGGAAACGGACAGGAAGCAGCTCTGTGACAGAGTccccagagacagagaagccCACATTCCTGGGCCTGGCTTTCGCCAACCAGTACCGTGTGGTGGACTTGGCTGTGGAGGCTGCAGGATTTGGGCAGGATGGTCGTGTGGAGTTCCTGGTGGAGCCTGTCCCCAGGGAGGGTTTCCTGGTGCCCCAGGCTGAGTGGGGAAAGGCGGTCCTGCTCTTCTCGGTCCCTCAGTGA
- the Engase gene encoding cytosolic endo-beta-N-acetylglucosaminidase isoform X3, with protein MEDGFNVALEPLECRQPPLSSPRPRTLLCHDMMGGYLEDRFIQGSEVQNPYSFYHWQYIDIFVYFSHHTVTIPPVCWTNAAHRHGVCVLGTFITEWQEGGRLCEAFLAGDEPSFQAVADRLVQIAQFFRFDGWLINIENSLSPAAVRNTPLFLQYLTKQLHQQVPGGLVLWYDSVVQSGQLKWQDELNEQNRVFFDSCDGFFTNYNWREDHLQRMVAQAGERLADVYVGVDVFARSNVVGGRFDTDKSLELIRKHGFSAALFAPGWVYECLEKSDFFQNQDKFWRLLERFLPTHSICSLPFVTSFCLGLGTRRVCYGKEQAVGPWYHPSAQETQPLFGEHKLAGDSRGWVKTHCCLTDAWHGGSSLLLRGLIPSEVDSVAVRLFSLHVPVPPKVFLSMVYKFEGSTDVQVALELTTGDASSCHVGGMLVLNAETGSRHSPRPLRVPPTRLARWVSSCGQQLSGGWIQRCYEVNLRGCLLQDLLVSFSRPPGSREEKSFICRLGEIQVVDASSLLAPLPRVQNVTVSQIRWLPLITGSEGLPTRLLLSCTLHWSYLLPRARCFRIHCWKRTGSSSVTESPETEKPTFLGLAFANQYRVVDLAVEAAGFGQDGRVEFLVEPVPREGFLVPQAEWGKAVLLFSVPQ; from the exons ATGGAGGATGGCTTCAATGTAGCCCTGGAACCCCTGGAGTGTCGCCAGCCTCCACTCAGCAGCCCCAGGCCCCGGACCCTGCTGTGCCACGACATGATGGGCGGTTACCTGGAGGACAG GTTCATTCAGGGCTCAGAGGTGCAGAACCCATACTCCTTCTACCACTGGCAGTATATCGACATCTTTGTGTACTTCAGCCACCACACGGTCACCATCCCCCCAGTGTGCTGGACCAATGCCGCACACAGGCATGGGGTCTGCGTGCTGG GGACCTTCATCACAGAGTGGCAAGAGGGTGGCAGGCTCTGCGAAGCCTTCCTGGCCGGGGATGAACCCTCCTTCCAGGCCGTGGCCGATCGGCTGGTGCAAATTGCTCAGTTCTTTCGTTTTGACGGCTGGCTCATCAACATCGAGAACTCCCTGAGT CCAGCTGCCGTGAGGAACACTCCTTTATTTCTCCAGTACCTGACCAAACAGCTCCATCAGCAGGTCCCCGGAGGTCTGGTGCTGTGGTATGACAGTGTGGTACAGAGCGGGCAGCTCAAGTGGCAGGATGAACTGAATGAACAGAATCG GGTCTTCTTTGACTCCTGCGATGGCTTCTTTACCAACTATAACTGGCGGGAGGACCACCTGCAGCGGATGGTAGCACAGGCTGGGGAGCGCCTGGCTGACGTGTACGTGGGCGTGGATGTGTTTGCTCGGAGCAATGTGGTCGGAGGCCGTTTCGATACTGACAAG tccctggAGCTGATCCGCAAGCACGGCTTCTCGGCGGCGCTGTTTGCTCCTGGGTGGGTGTATGAGTGTCTGGAGAAGAGCGACTTCTTTCAGAACCAGGACAA GTTCTGGAGACTGCTGGAGCGCTTCCTGCCCACACACAGTATCTGCTCCCTGCCCTTCGTCACCTCTTTCTGCCTGGGCCTGGGTACTCGAAGAGTCTGCTATGGCAAG gAGCAAGCAGTGGGGCCCTGGTACCACCCTAGCGCCCAGGAGACACAGCCCCTCTTTGGTGAACATAAGCTGGCTGGTGACAGTCGGGGCTGGGTGAAGACGCACTGCTGCCTGACTGATGCCTGGCACGGGGGCAGCTCTCTGCTGCTCCGAGGCCTGATCCCGTCCGAGGTTGACAGCGTAGCTGTGAG GCTGTTCTCTCTGCACGTCCCAGTGCCACCCAAGGTTTTCCTGTCCATGGTGTACAAGTTTGAAGGCTCAACAGATGTCCAGGTGGCTTTGGAGCTCACAACGGGGGATGCCAGCAGCTGTCATGTGGGTGGCATGTTGGTGTTAAATG CAGAAACTGGCTCACGGCACAGCCCCAGACCCCTCCGGGTACCCCCCACCAGGCTGGCCAGATGGGTCAGCAGTTGTGGCCAGCAGCTCAGTGGGGGCTGGATTCAACG CTGCTATGAGGTAAACCTTCGTGGGTGCCTGCTCCAGGACCTCTTGGTGAGCTTCTCACGGCCGCCAGGCAGCCGGGAGGAGAAGAGCTTTATCTGTCGCCTTGGAGAGATCCAG GTGGTTGATGCCAGCAGCCTTCTGGCCCCTCTGCCCCGGGTGCAGAATGTCACCGTTTCTCAGATACGATGGCTTCCTCTGATCACTGGGTCTGAGGGTCTCCCTACCCGGCTCCTCCTCAGCTGCACCCTGCACTGGTCCTACCTGCTGCCCCGAGCCCGCTGCTTCCGGATTCACTGCTGGAAACGGACAGGAAGCAGCTCTGTGACAGAGTccccagagacagagaagccCACATTCCTGGGCCTGGCTTTCGCCAACCAGTACCGTGTGGTGGACTTGGCTGTGGAGGCTGCAGGATTTGGGCAGGATGGTCGTGTGGAGTTCCTGGTGGAGCCTGTCCCCAGGGAGGGTTTCCTGGTGCCCCAGGCTGAGTGGGGAAAGGCGGTCCTGCTCTTCTCGGTCCCTCAGTGA